The DNA sequence GCCATTTTCAGCAAATATGTAGTGCTGAAATTTGGCAAGAGGTTTTGtctcattagaaaaaataatttataaaatctgTCAGCTAAAATTGGCATTAAAtatgccaaaattttaaaaacaatttttaaagaaccTGAGTTTTTAAGTTTAGTCAACTCTAAAACAGCTTGTGTCTTGcacaaaaagacaatttttacatGGCGATGTGGGGAAATTATTTCCGTTTATGaaaattttgttagaaaattATGAGAAAGACTTTAAAAAGGTATTACACAAAAAGCAAAAGATCTTCAATTAAGTCACCAAACAATTGCCCATAGAATGCAAGACCTTTCTATCACATCAAAGATCAATGAATTTCGACTTTGAAAGCTTGCAAGCACTTTTCTTTAGCTTCTTATTTTTAGAGGAATCATGTGAAATAAAAATCACTGCCAAATTTTTAATTGGGTATGTATTATCTCAAAGGATAtccaaatttacaaaaaaatatagtCAATTCACGGCCTAACAAATGGAACTCAtggcataatttttatttttttatgtttgaaaaaaatcagtttctatTACTACAGAGGGTGCTCCATCTATATTAAGTCCAAAGTCCAGatttattggaattttaaaacaagaaacatGATTCTCTTACTGCTTTGGTCCCAACGATGATACATATTGGAAATATGTATGCCCAGTTTTCTGCATAAAATTGTGAAAACTGTTCATAAGTGCAGTTAACATTATTCAGGGAATATGCGCAAATGCTATGGGTCATCAAAATTTTTTGGAACTGCCGAAAGACATAGAAGACAATTAATTTAATTATCATGTGTTCTTTGCCAATGTTTGTTAGTTGAGTTGTGGAAGAGTTGTACTAAGAATTACTATACTGttaattttaattcaatattttcttgaaagaaaaggaatgcttggcaaatattaaaaattcgAAGATAAGGATTGGTGTCTGACTTATGTTCTCTTACTGTTACATCACACTGCATATGAATGAGCTAAAGTTGAAGCTACAACAAAGAAAAACCTTACTTGTGACCAAGCCATACAGGTACAAACATACAAAACTTATGCTGAAATTAAATCTTTGCATAATACAAATCAATAatggttttatatattatttaacatgAATCAACATGAAGCTTTTAATTGTGATTCACAGCATTAGGTAAGTTGgctatataaattaaaagaaaaatttgaagtatGCTTTGTTGATATTGGTAAATTTAGAGTTGATTTTCAAATTATGCAGTACTCCTTTGGGTTCAATGTTAATAATACTGAATTAACACAAGATCTAATGAATTTACCTAACTTGGATGGACATAGTTTTGAATTTGATATGTTTTTACTTCAAAgtcaattctttaaaaacatgaacAAGTTTGGTATTTTATAAAAGACTAGAGAAATGTGGTTTGACTATGCATGCCACAAAAGAGAATGCAACAACCAATGaagtagaaaaatacaatattacttataaaataataaggaagaaaagagaaatacgtATTCTACCAGTTTGGTATCACTTTTGGGAGATTAGTAACAGAGAGCTAAAATAACAGGGGCTTAAACGTAAGAGCTTGATATTCCCTCATGTGCAATATATCTGAAGGTAGACTACTGACGCAGTGGCCTCAAGATGTCATGAATGTCCAGGTTCCTTCTATCTTTTTGTTCCAGTATAATTAATATTCAACTTCCATCTTCAATGTTACCCTACGAGTGCTATATGGccattactattaatacttccaCATTCTAAgcagaaaaaaggaggaaaatggtagaTGCCACACAACTTTCTCTCATCTGTGTTATCCCCCTCTTTGGGGAGGTTTTGCAGAGGCCCCATCCAACAACTTCCACCCACGTACATGGAGCTCAGCACAAAGGCCTGAGAAATACAATTTTCCTATTGAGCGTTTTACCACTCCCAACACAATTTAGGTTGATATTGAGAACAAAGAAGAGAATAGATAACGGGTGGGTCACCAGGAGTGTTCGTCACAAATAGTGTCTTGATAAAACCagtaaaaataagtgaaagaaacaatagcagaaaaatataatgatggaaataaaaagatcatGTTTATAGTTGTTAAACTAAATGTGAATGCGCTGAATTCTCCTACTAAAAGATAAAGACTGCCAGATtaagttaaaatacaaaatttctatAAGTTGCTTAGAAACAAAAttgtaacaaaattattttataagaaggCTGAACTCAGGCAGCACCTTCCCCCAGTTCCTTCATCTTATCATTCAATGAGTAAACAAGAGTTGAGggcagatgatgatgatgaccaGTAAAGATGatgatatttaattaaaaatatacaaagtactTCCTTTTGTATATTTAGTGTGGCTAATTCAACAATTTAGCAAATTACAGGATTAACATAAATTTATCTCTAAGATAACTTGTTTTTAATCAGATTGTATATATCCCATAAAAAAGTGTAAGACAGCAAGAACTTGTGGACATTGATATGCatcatgtcttagtccattttctgacGAATATCACAGAATACCCAAAATTaggtaatttagaaagaaaaggaatttatttcttacagtaatGGAGGGTTAGAACTCCAAGGTCAAGAGGCGACATCTGGTGAGAACCTTCCTGGTGGGGTCTCTATGCCAAGTCGTGAGGTGGCACAGGGTATCTCATGGTGAGGGAGCTGACTGTGCTAGTTTaggcctctcttcctcttcttataaagccaccaatcCCACCCCCAGGATAACCCATTAACCCATTACAGTTCATGAatgtattaatccattcatgagggaagaatcctcatgacctaatcacctctaaAAGGCACACCTCTAAATaatgccacattggggattaaactTCAACATGCGTTTTgcaggggacaaatattcaaaccatagcacactaTTACAACCTTTAAGATTGTAAAGCTGCTGTGTGTATTTTGGGATATTATAATTTGAGTGAGATTGGGAGGAAGAATTTGGTAGCAGATTATCCTATAACTACAAAAATATGCACATATGATTTTAGATTTGATAttgaacaaatttatttcttgtcaGAATATGATCATTATCATATGAATCAATGCCAGTTGTTAAAGAATTATGTAAGGGTAATTAAAACATCAGCTTGTAAATTTTGCAAAGTAATGATAGGAGAGACAAAacctacatttaaaataaagtgtgtAATGAAAGGCTTTGAAGTGCCAGAAGGAAGTGTGAAGATGTTGGATGCTTGAAAGATGGAATAGgtacagaaagagagaaatatcaAGGACACATGTATCATACTGCGAAATTTTACCAAGGAACTCCAAACCAGATTGCAAACTCTTAGTTTTCGAACTGCCACAACTGTTATCAGGTCACTGTAACTCCAAGGATGCCCTTGATGGGCCAGGTTTGACTTTTGGTTACATGAGGAAATTGCTGACTTTGTAATATAGCTCTAACTGTTGACAGAGCTTGGAGAGTAGAGAATATAATAATCAATGTGCAGATGATTTAGAATAATGACAGCCATGAAATGTAATACTCAATCTGATTATACCAAACGAAAAATGTCAGTTTTACTAGCAAATCTTGACACAAGGAACTGGAAAAGCTATTTATCTGTATTAGTTTCATGAAAGTAATGACacataaaagaaatcagaattttttcactaattattaataaagaCAATTTAGTCCATTGGTAacactttgctttttattttactaagttCTTTACATAGGCTGTCTCATTGAATAAAACGACAATCCTGCTAAGTAGCTTGtattatcttcactttacagaGAAAACTGAAGAGAGGTGTAAGTGGTCTGTCTGAGTTTACACCAGATAGTGTCAGAACTAAACTTCACATGAAGATTTTCTAATTCCGGGTCCAATGCTGTTTATCATACACTACACTGCACACTAACCAAGTTTTCTTAACTGGAGGTCCATGAATCCCTTGAAAATGTGTGCAAACATTTGTGGTGTATGCAATGGGGAATAGCGGTGTGGTATTCTTGTACCAGAGTTTCAAAGGAATTGGTTCCTTTGAAAAATGGTAAGAACCACTGCACTATAAGTTCCTTGAAACAGGATCATGTTTGTTCTTGACTGTACCCTTAGCATTACTATAATGAAAGGTGATAGGGACTCAATAAATTTGTGGGTGAATGCACAGAATATGTCAaataatttaagattattttccaATGTTATTTGTGTAGTGTTAAATTGTTTTTACAATTTGATTTTCCCTGAATTATAATAAGACAtagatattttatacatttttccaaatagtcaaaataaagttgttaaaatttGGAGAGAGAGACATTTTAATTAGACAATCAGTATATTTGGTGGCATGTGCCAAATAGCCCCTGAGgtaaggtaaaaacaaaaataagtaatcaGAATTCAATTTAACTGATACTCAAGGGACAAAAAGTTATTCACATTGATAAAAGTTACAACTTATAAAGAAGGTATGGCAGTTACGAAGTTTAAATACTAACTCACATGCAATCAAATTAAAgcaaatatgatttaaaatacaataaattgaCAGAAATGAAACTATAGCAGGAGATAACACGATACTATCAGGCACAATATACATCAAGTAGGCAAAAAACAGTGATATAGTTTTTACTATCAAAATGTAATTAACAACATTGAATATAGCTATAAATTAAATGTCACATTTTGAAGCATATTCTATGCTTCCTCGTCCAGGATCTGTGAGATAGTTTTATGTATCAGTCACGAATAAAACATCAATAATatccaaaaagaagaaattgcacAAGTCACATTCTCCAGTCTGAATTTATAACTAGAAATTAATATTGacaactaaaagagaaaaacatttcaacTACCCGaaattttaatctctttactAATTGGgttaagatgaaagaaaaataaaattatagcttAATTATAACATTTCAAAAGTTCAGATGTGAccaacactgtaacagaaatagAAAGCCATAAattatgctattattttaaaaataaagaatctaaAATAAATTGTGGAAATGGGagaattggtaaaaaaaaaaatcaagaaaattagaagaaataataaaattaaaagtttctaagaggataaattgataaataattttttgatgaagctaataaatttctgaaaaaatataatcagaagATAAAACAAAGTTAGAAATGAGTAATtgacacaaaagtttttaatatcagaaaataCCATGggattagagaccagcctgagcaagctcgagaccctgtctctaccaaaaataaaaaaaattagccgggtgtggtggcatacacctgtagtcccagctattcaggaagctgagacacgaggatcgcttgagcccaggagtttaaggctgcagtgagctatgatgacaccactgcactctacccagggcgacaaaaaaaaaaaaaaaaagagaagaaagaaaagagaagaaaagaaaagaaaagaaaatgccatgCAAGTATAAGTTTGTTCTAgtaattttttgataaaatatatgcCTTTacaggaaaatgtaaaattaccaAATTTAACTCAGGAAAGAAGTAGTAAGtgtaaatagagaaaaataaaaatagtgaaagaatccgaaaatataaccaaaacattaCGTCCAGGGCAGAAACAGGTAATtgtcagaagaaaaatagaaatatatggaAAGTAACTCAGTTTATTAAAATGGTAGCATAATgtccaaataaagaaataatttcccTAAAACTTTAATAAGTGCCTATGTGTACTCAAAATTCTAGGCCAGAGGTTCTAGGGGTACACATATGAATCAGATTCCTACTTTTAAGGTGTTCGTAGATAGTCAGGAGAGACATATAAAATCAAATGTTATAGTTAGCAAAATCTATTTCCGGCAGTGTGGCAAACACAATCTGAATAAACCTTCTTCCACAAATGCTGCAATATTGTGGTCACAAGAAAATAAGGAAACTCTCCCAAaaggcaaaaagtaaaaaataaaatgacagtgaaACAAAAACTGATGAGGGTTCAGCAAGCATAAAACCTAGggttgcaggccgggcgcggtggctcacgcctgtaatcctagcactctgggaggccgaggtgggcggatcgtttgagctcaggagttcgagaccagcctgagcaagagcgagaccccatctctactaaaaatagaaagaaattatatggacagctaaaaatatatatagaaaaaattagccgggcatggtggcgcatgcctgtagtcccagctactcgggaggctgaggcagtaggatcgcttaagcccaggagtttgaggttgctgtgagctaaactgacgccacggcactcactctagcccgggcaacagagcgagactctgtctcaaaaaaaaaaaaaaaaaaaaaaaaaaaaaaaaaaacctagggtTGCAATGTAGAGTAAGCATTGGGCCTCCTGTAGGAAGTCAAACTTGACTCTTCCATCAAGCTGGCACACTCAAACCAGCTACAGTGGTCCCAGTACTTAGCAACATCTGGCCCAAAGGATAAGCAAATGCTAATTCTCTCTTGAGGGCAGCATTCTCAATTTAGTTTCTCAAGACTCCCACAGATGATCtccaaaattcagaataaaattttcccaaatatattAACACAAGTCTTCATAAGTCTTCATGTGtatcaacagaaaaaaacagcaaaacttTACACATAGACCACCATAAACTCATATTGGATTTAACAGTTCATTTTGACTGctatatataataacatatattaatatataccaaatATAACATTCcaccataatttattcattcactctgTTATCAATGTGCATTTGGTTGCTTGTTGCTACTGTGAAAAGAACGTTAGTGACCATGTCTCCTGGGGCATTCATTTCCCTTAGGTAAATACCCTGGGGTGAAATTGCTGCTTCAGCATATATGTTTAATCTATCTTAAAGTTCACAAGATAATGCCAACCCACTGTTTCAGAAACAGTTGAAGCAATTTATACCCCTACCAGCAATATCACAGGTCCTGTGTTACAGTTGATATtgtcatttgttaatttttgaaattgcttgagtgcaaaattttatttcattgtggccttgctttgcatttctttgatgactaaTCGAGCTGAACATCCCTTCCTATGCTTATTGGCCAtgtttttccattgtcttttgcccatttttctattggcttGTTTGGACTCGGTTTCAATTTTTATCCAACTGTTTGTCCATTGTATTATTCTTGGGCAAAGGACAAATTAAATATCCAACATTAGGAGGATCCCTAAACACATCATTCCTGGAAACTACTCTGGCAATTGTTTATGCTATTTGTTCCCCAAACTTGGTGTGGCCCTCCCCTTCTTCAACCTGCTGTTAGCTCAGAACAGATGTCACCTGCTCTTTGAAGATACCCATAGGCCTGGCATAAAAAATTTGTTCTTCTGTACACCAATAGCATTGAATTCATAACACGCTATTAGAATAAACCATATGTGTACAACTACACgtccttctccttcctttctctttatttggAAGACAGGAGCTTCTTGGTGGCAGGAACTGTACTTATTTGTCTCTGAATATTCAAAAGATAACACACTGCTTGACACAAAAgcagcattaaataaatgttcaaaattcaaaaggggTGACTTTATTACAggatctattaataatttcaacaACATTCCACTCACATTGTAAGGGAGGCattaaagatttgaaatcaaGTTCTTTGTTTAACAAACATCATTTGTAGTAAGCCATTTTACTAGGTAGATACAAAGAATACAGAGGTCAttactaaaaatcaaaaaaaaatttaaacaactcCAGATAAGTGAAATACTTCATAGATATTTTGAATTGTCATACAATCctcaataatttcatttatgCTAAATCCAATTCACTCATTTGGTCACACAACAAACATTAAGGCCACAGCAGTGTGCCAGatactgctttttcttttaagtaactCAATCTTTCACTTGTATTGAAAAAACTTCAGCTTCTGGGACTATCCCACCTTCCTAGAAATTAAATCAACATCAGCATCATGTAAACATTTGAGTATGGAGTAGAGGATAAAGTAcctcaaagtgaaatgtcagcaaAAAGGAACAGGACAGCTTTCATGGCATAGGAGGTGGCCCCTAATATTAGGATCAAGAGATGCAGAACCCAACAGGGCTAGGTTCAAATCCAGGTTCCAGTTCCTTAACCCCTAGTGCCAGGAACTTCCCCAGAAGGACTCTAGCCCACCACCCCCAGGAAGCTAAGTGATTTCTCCATGTTTAGAAAAGCTACAGTTGGGGGAGATTAGTCAACGTTGTATGTATGTATCACGCCGCATTTGGGGGTGCTTAAGCCTCCTTCCCAATTCCCTCAGGTAGAGACtagcagggccagggccaggcgcAGAGAGGCCACCACAGATTTCGGTTCCATGCCTCGCCTCCCTGCCGGCCCCTGCCGGCCCGCACACAGCTGGGTCCTGGGGacttcagcccctcccctcccctcaggaAAGCGCGCAACCGGCTGATCCCGCCCACCTGGCTTTAGGCCTCCAGCCGCCCCACGGATCGCCGCGCAGGGACACACACCTTTCTCGCATCTATTTTCCCTTATGAGAACCCAATCCGCCGCCCGTCTCCCCTCTAGGGCCCCACGGGAGCTCTGCACAGGGCCTTCACTCCAAAGCTAGGGCTGCGATTGGGTCACTTGTGACCGGGTGGGGATCCGGCTTTTCTTGCCCGCAGGAGCCACACTGCCCGCCAACCCCAGGGCCGCCGCCAGGTACTCGGCCCGGACGCCCGCACGCTCCGCTCCGCGTGGCTGGCTACGCAGCGGGCTCGCAGGAATGGCAGGGGCCCAAAAGCTTTGGCCAGACTTTGGACTTTGCCGCTACTTTGCCGGCTTGATTTCAGCAGAGTTTGGTCACCTCTCCCTCAGAATGTGAGCGAAGGAATAAGTCACATCCAGCGGGACTCCAGCGTGCCACACATACTAACACTGCACTTAGCACTTCCGGACTTGCCGGAAGTGGCGCTTTCCTGCTGGGCGCTGCCTCCCGGCGGAGGGCGGGAAGTTCGCTAAGCCCAGATTTACGTAGACGCCACCCCGCACGTTGTGGGGGCTCAGGGTTAAGCAGGCGCGGACCACTTCTAAACTCAAGCTTTACAGGGCAGAGACGCCAAGGCAGTCAGTACGGCCCTGCGCCGCGCTTCCCAAACTCCTCCCCAGCAGGGGGCGCTGCTTCCCCGCTGCCCCCCACCCAAAGCCCAGTTCGGAGCCGATGCTTCCTTCCCAAGTCCTACTCGTGCCATGCGAAACGCTTCACCTCAGGCACCCTTCTAGCCACACTCAAGGCCTGACAGGTACTACCTTACAAAGTGTTAACAGCTCTCTTCGTGATACTTTGTGGGCCCTGAAAAGGGCCTTTTTAGAGTCCAGAGAGAAGACGGAGGGCCCGTTCAGCCGCCGAAGCCGTACAGGGTGCGTCCTTGCCGCTTCAGGGCATACACCACGTCCATGGCCGTGACCGTCTTGCGCTTGGCGTGCTGTGTAAGTCACCGCGTCCCGGATCACGTTCTCCAGAAAGACTTTGAGCACTCCCCGGGTCTCCTCGTAGATGAGCCCGGAGATGCGCTTTACACCTCCACGGCGGGCTAGACGGCGAATGGCGGGTTTGGTGATGCCCTGAATATTGTCCCGTAGGACTTTGCGGTGGCGCTTGGCGCCCCCCTTACCCAGCCCTTTGCCGCCTTTACCTCGCCCAGACATTTTCACGTTACAGTCTCCAAACCAAGAAAACAAGCGGGTAGCTGCAATCTGAACTTCAGAGGCTTTGTAGGCCCAGTTATATTCCCTCGATGCGGACCTGTTTGAAAACCTCACGAAAGTGGACGGAGCTCTAGGCCCCTCCCCTGGAGGCTTCCTTCCTGCAGTTTTAAGTTAAGTAAGCAGACACTGAACAAGccagatttttttgtttactttttcagaACCGCTTTTGCACATTCTtgccaaaaatttaaagaaagattcATCCTGCTATGTTTGAAAGTTTAAACAATATGACCTAATATAATAGAAGTTATATTGCCTTTTCTCAGCACTTAAAAGTAGGGCAGATCCCACACAATGCTGTCTGTCCctatctctttctccctccttactTCTAATTCTACCTTtcttcaaaggaaatgctcattctTATAATACCATTCCTGACCTACCGTGAAAATCAGTAAGAACCAGAAACGCTTTAAGTCTTACTAGATTTCAAAGCAATTACAGTTTTTCACATGTGGATCTTTTTAAGTCACCAGTAGGGggagagtttttttgttttgttttgattaaaagaGCCCTCAGAACACTGTATGTCTGGAAAAAAATCCTGAATGGTCAAACTTCACTACATGATTTTAATCCTTGACTCAGAGAGAAGAAGAAACGTCTACCAATCTTGAGGTAAGGATTCTTGTAAAGGCAAAATAGGTTGCCTTGTTTATAGTTACTCTTCTAAGAAGTCAAGGTTAGAACATTTTCAAGTTAGAAATCTCTTgctttcagaaaagaataaaaggaaaaattgtgtccaaaataataattttaaaagctctttttaaaattacccatGATATATGCAAAAATTTAAGCTGGTTTACATAACTCATTCCAGGAACATCTTGTTAAAAATTGCATCAGAGAGACAAGCAGCTGCTGAGATGAGTGCCAGCCGAGCTGTGGAGAGCCTTCTGGCTTTGAGCCAACAAGAAGAACTAGTGGATTTGCCAAAAGACTACCCCTTGAGTGCCAGTGAAGATGAGGGGGACAGTGATGGAGAGAGAAAGCGTCAAAAGCTTCTGGAAGCAATCAGTTCCCTTGGTGGAAAGAACAGGTGGAAATTGGCTGAGAGATCTGAGGCTAGTCTGAAAGTCTCAGAGTTCAGTGTCAGTTCTGAAGGATCAGGAGAAAAGCTGGTCCTTGCAGATCTGCTTGAGCCTGTTAAAACTTCATCCTCATTGGCCACTGTGAAAAAGCAACTGAATAGAGTCAAATCAAAGAAGACTGTGGAGTTACCCCTTAACAAAGAAGAGGTTGGATGGATCCACAGAGAAGTTGCATTCAATAAAACCTCACAAGTCCTCTCCAAATGGGATCCTATCGTCCTGAAGAACCGGCAAGCAGAGCAGCTGGTTTTTCCCCTGGAGAAGGAGCAGCCAGCCTTTGCTCCCATTGAACATGTGCTCAGTGGCTGGAAGGCAAGAACTCCACTGGAGCAGGAAATTTTTAACCTCCTCCATAAGAACAAGCAGCCAGTGACAGACCCTTTACTGACTCCTGTGGAAAAGGCTTCTCTCAAAGCCATGAGCCTGGAAGAGGCAAAGATGCGCCGAGCAGAGCTCCAGAGAGCCCGGGCTCTACAGTCCTACTATGAAGCCAGGGCTcgaagagagaagaaaatcaaaagcaaaaagtaTCACAGAGTCATGAAGAAAGCAAAGGCCAAGCAAGCCCTAAAAGAGTTTGAGCAGCTGCAGAAGGTCAATCCGACTACAGCTTTGGAAGAACTGGAAAAAACTGAAAAGGCCAGAATGATGGAGCGAATGAGCCTTAAACACCAGAACAGTGGGAAATGGGCCAAGTCAAAGGCAATTATGGCCAAATATGACCTGGAGGCTCGACAAGCTATGCATGAACAACTGGCCAAGAACAAAGAACTGACGCAGAAACTCCAGGTAGCCTCAGAgagtgaggaagaagagggaggcaCAGAAGTGGACGAACTCGTCCCTGATGCAGTGAACGAAGCACAGATGAATGCAGATGGAGCAAATCCCTGGATGCTCAGGAGTTGCACCAGTGATGCAAGAGAGGCTGAAATCCAGGAGGACCCTGAACAACTGCCAGAGCCTTTGTCCCACAATGTTTCTGAAAGTGAGGGAGATGAAAGACTGGTGGCAGACGAAGAAATTTTGTTGAAAGAATTTGAGGAAAGGCGATCCCTTAGAAAAAGGTCCCAGCTCAACCAGGATGCTGAGTCAGTGGGCAGTCAAGAAACAAAAGATTCTATCAGCCAGGAGGTGCTATTTGAATTGAGAACACTGTCTCAGAAACTCAAGGAAAACCATCAGTCCAGGAAGCAAAAAGCAAATTCAGTGGGGACTGTTCCCCAGGTCCAGAGAGAGGAACCTGCCccggaagaagaagaagatgaacCTCTGTTGCTGCAGAGGCCAGAGAAAGTACAGACTCTGGAAGAGCtagaagagctggagaaagaaggaTGTTTTCAAAATAAGGAGCTTCCCAGACCTATGTTAGAAGGGCATCGGTTGAAGAAGAACCCAAATAATCAGACTGATGCccctaagaagaaaaagaaggagcaaATGATTGACCTACAGAACCTCCTGACCACAAAATCTCCTTCTGTGAAGTCTTTGGCAGTTCCCACAACAATAGAGGAGTTGGAGGATGAAATGGAGAGAGACCAAAAACAGATGGTAAAGGAAGCTTTTGCTGGGGATGATGTCATCAGAGACTTCttgaaagagaagagggaagctGTGGAGGCAAGTAAGCCACAGGACGTGGACCTGATGCTACCTGGCTGGGGTGAGTGGGGTGGTGTGGGCCTCAAGCCCAGTGCCAAGAAAAGATGCCGGTTTTTCATAAAAGTCCCTGAGGGTCCTCCAAGAAAAGACAAGAATTTGCCAAATGCGATTATCAATGAGAAGCGCAACATCCACGCAGCAGCTCATCAGGTGCGAGTGCTCCCACATCCATTCACCCACCACCGGCAATTTGAAAGGACCATCCAGACCCCTGTAGGATCTACGTGGAACACCCAGAGGGCCTTCCAAAAACTGATTACTCCCAAGATTGTCACCAAGGCAGGCCATATCATTAAGCCCATAAAAGCAGAGGACGTGGGCTGCCGGTCTTCCTCAAGGTCGGACCTCTCTGTCCTACAGAGGAATCCAGAATGACTCTCCTCACGTCACAAAAAACAGCTGAAGAAAAACTCTATAGATTGAGTTGCTGGAAGAGTAACATCTCGATAACCGGGACCAG is a window from the Eulemur rufifrons isolate Redbay chromosome 16, OSU_ERuf_1, whole genome shotgun sequence genome containing:
- the LOC138396607 gene encoding U3 small nucleolar RNA-associated protein 14 homolog A-like isoform X2, whose product is MSASRAVESLLALSQQEELVDLPKDYPLSASEDEGDSDGERKRQKLLEAISSLGGKNRWKLAERSEASLKVSEFSVSSEGSGEKLVLADLLEPVKTSSSLATVKKQLNRVKSKKTVELPLNKEEVGWIHREARTPLEQEIFNLLHKNKQPVTDPLLTPVEKASLKAMSLEEAKMRRAELQRARALQSYYEARARREKKIKSKKYHRVMKKAKAKQALKEFEQLQKVNPTTALEELEKTEKARMMERMSLKHQNSGKWAKSKAIMAKYDLEARQAMHEQLAKNKELTQKLQVASESEEEEGGTEVDELVPDAVNEAQMNADGANPWMLRSCTSDAREAEIQEDPEQLPEPLSHNVSESEGDERLVADEEILLKEFEERRSLRKRSQLNQDAESVGSQETKDSISQEVLFELRTLSQKLKENHQSRKQKANSVGTVPQVQREEPAPEEEEDEPLLLQRPEKVQTLEELEELEKEGCFQNKELPRPMLEGHRLKKNPNNQTDAPKKKKKEQMIDLQNLLTTKSPSVKSLAVPTTIEELEDEMERDQKQMVKEAFAGDDVIRDFLKEKREAVEASKPQDVDLMLPGWGEWGGVGLKPSAKKRCRFFIKVPEGPPRKDKNLPNAIINEKRNIHAAAHQVRVLPHPFTHHRQFERTIQTPVGSTWNTQRAFQKLITPKIVTKAGHIIKPIKAEDVGCRSSSRSDLSVLQRNPE
- the H4C16 gene encoding LOW QUALITY PROTEIN: histone H4 (The sequence of the model RefSeq protein was modified relative to this genomic sequence to represent the inferred CDS: inserted 2 bases in 1 codon), whose amino-acid sequence is MSGRGKGGKGLGKGGAKRHRKVLRDNIQGITKPAIRRLARRGGVKRISGLIYEETRGVLKVFLENVIRDAVTXTQHAKRKTVTAMDVVYALKRQGRTLYGFGG
- the LOC138396607 gene encoding U3 small nucleolar RNA-associated protein 14 homolog A-like isoform X1; translated protein: MSASRAVESLLALSQQEELVDLPKDYPLSASEDEGDSDGERKRQKLLEAISSLGGKNRWKLAERSEASLKVSEFSVSSEGSGEKLVLADLLEPVKTSSSLATVKKQLNRVKSKKTVELPLNKEEVGWIHREVAFNKTSQVLSKWDPIVLKNRQAEQLVFPLEKEQPAFAPIEHVLSGWKARTPLEQEIFNLLHKNKQPVTDPLLTPVEKASLKAMSLEEAKMRRAELQRARALQSYYEARARREKKIKSKKYHRVMKKAKAKQALKEFEQLQKVNPTTALEELEKTEKARMMERMSLKHQNSGKWAKSKAIMAKYDLEARQAMHEQLAKNKELTQKLQVASESEEEEGGTEVDELVPDAVNEAQMNADGANPWMLRSCTSDAREAEIQEDPEQLPEPLSHNVSESEGDERLVADEEILLKEFEERRSLRKRSQLNQDAESVGSQETKDSISQEVLFELRTLSQKLKENHQSRKQKANSVGTVPQVQREEPAPEEEEDEPLLLQRPEKVQTLEELEELEKEGCFQNKELPRPMLEGHRLKKNPNNQTDAPKKKKKEQMIDLQNLLTTKSPSVKSLAVPTTIEELEDEMERDQKQMVKEAFAGDDVIRDFLKEKREAVEASKPQDVDLMLPGWGEWGGVGLKPSAKKRCRFFIKVPEGPPRKDKNLPNAIINEKRNIHAAAHQVRVLPHPFTHHRQFERTIQTPVGSTWNTQRAFQKLITPKIVTKAGHIIKPIKAEDVGCRSSSRSDLSVLQRNPE